The following proteins are encoded in a genomic region of Streptomyces lunaelactis:
- a CDS encoding GNAT family N-acetyltransferase: MLRDPSDIRAIQYDTVVTPGHRGHGLGRAVKRHMLGTVSALHPGVREIATTVADDNGPMLAVNERLGYRRERPVAVFQAKL; encoded by the coding sequence GTGCTGCGCGACCCCTCCGACATCCGGGCGATCCAGTACGACACGGTGGTCACCCCCGGCCATCGGGGCCACGGTCTCGGCCGTGCGGTCAAGCGCCACATGCTGGGGACGGTGAGCGCGCTGCACCCCGGCGTACGGGAGATCGCGACCACGGTCGCCGACGACAACGGCCCGATGCTGGCCGTCAACGAGCGGCTCGGCTACCGGCGCGAGCGCCCGGTCGCCGTCTTCCAGGCGAAGCTGTAG
- a CDS encoding PucR family transcriptional regulator produces the protein MHAISVPGSFRPRGHDVSLPSGPVPDGGADSSPLQLFDRACRRLLGHGAEFADTVVERIRAEVPYYADPVLAPPDVRRTVGVGIRHGLEAGVDPSRIVDVERYTRDLGMRRAEQGRPLDEVLHAYRVAGSEVWSGIISVVERDGLGDARQLVHVAELVWKSNDRDAVMVADAYRQVAKGVASRHGERVRLILAALLETRNEPEFTRDAAAILDLPLDGRFAVAVVGATPPYGRAPQTTPEVRGIRILRHACGRRDVLVAHLGDRPLDALASGLDAGPGFRIGISPVVQGLESLARARDMAGLALRTCRADGEIARLDSRLPEGLLISRPDLSAELAHGVLRPMYDLEPADRDTLFDTVSVWIENGGSAVQAARHMLCHRNTVLNRLRRFEQITGLALTRPRDLVQLTLALDAHRLLGPTAALGTIDRNRPPTA, from the coding sequence ATGCACGCCATCTCCGTCCCCGGGAGCTTTCGCCCTCGCGGCCATGACGTATCCCTGCCCAGCGGTCCGGTGCCCGACGGCGGCGCGGATTCCTCTCCTCTCCAGCTCTTCGACCGTGCCTGCCGGCGCCTTCTGGGGCACGGCGCGGAATTCGCCGACACCGTGGTGGAGAGGATCCGCGCCGAGGTGCCGTACTACGCCGACCCGGTGCTCGCGCCGCCCGACGTGCGGCGGACCGTAGGCGTCGGTATCCGTCACGGGCTGGAAGCCGGCGTGGATCCGAGCAGAATCGTGGACGTCGAGCGGTACACCAGAGACCTCGGCATGAGACGCGCGGAACAGGGCCGCCCCCTCGACGAGGTATTGCACGCCTACCGCGTCGCCGGCTCCGAAGTCTGGAGCGGGATCATCAGCGTGGTGGAGCGGGACGGACTCGGCGACGCGCGCCAGTTGGTACACGTCGCCGAGCTGGTGTGGAAGAGCAACGACCGCGACGCCGTCATGGTCGCCGACGCCTACCGGCAGGTCGCCAAAGGCGTCGCAAGCCGGCACGGTGAACGCGTCCGTCTGATCCTCGCCGCCTTGCTGGAGACCCGTAACGAACCCGAGTTCACCCGCGACGCGGCGGCGATCCTCGATCTGCCGCTCGACGGGCGTTTCGCGGTGGCGGTGGTGGGGGCGACACCGCCGTACGGCCGCGCGCCTCAGACCACTCCGGAGGTTCGCGGCATCCGGATCCTGCGCCACGCCTGCGGACGCCGCGATGTGCTCGTCGCCCACCTTGGCGACCGCCCCCTGGACGCGCTCGCCTCCGGCCTGGACGCCGGTCCCGGGTTCCGCATCGGGATCAGCCCGGTCGTCCAGGGGCTGGAGAGTCTGGCCCGAGCGCGCGACATGGCCGGACTCGCTCTTCGCACGTGCCGGGCCGACGGTGAGATCGCCCGGCTCGACTCCCGGCTGCCCGAGGGGCTCCTGATCTCGCGGCCCGACCTGTCCGCCGAACTGGCCCACGGGGTGCTCCGGCCCATGTACGACCTTGAACCCGCCGACCGGGACACGCTGTTCGACACCGTCAGCGTCTGGATCGAGAACGGCGGCTCCGCCGTCCAGGCGGCCCGGCACATGCTCTGCCATCGCAACACCGTGCTCAATCGTCTGCGCCGCTTCGAGCAGATAACCGGCCTTGCGCTGACCCGCCCCCGCGATCTGGTGCAACTCACCCTCGCGCTGGACGCCCACCGCCTGCTCGGACCGACCGCCGCACTCGGCACCATCGACCGCAATCGCCCGCCGACTGCCTGA
- a CDS encoding ABC transporter substrate-binding protein, which translates to MRHPRLAPAAAVLVVLTLSATACSTKSGTGTDTAGSDGVKTGPGVTEKTITLGALTDLTGPYASLGKSIVNSQQLYADQLNASGGICGRTVRITVKDHGYDVQKAVTAFTETEPNVAALSQVVGSPVVSSLQQEIEAKHLLTLPMGWASSLLGHQYVQVVGSTYDIDMINGVDFLVRKAKLKPGAKIGHVYFEGEYGENALAGSKYAAKQHRLSIVEQKIKPTDQDLTAQVTALKQAGVKAILISAGPKQSAALVGTAAAKGFAVPVLSNAPGFAPQLLATPVGPALEKQLYLVSAAPPFSSDAPAIQKLAKDYKAKYPNDPLDTGVVSGWNTISVLGEDLKAACKAKDLTREGIAAAHRKQSKLTVLGVSFDFSDRAKPSTYQSFIQKPAKQAAGGLVTVEPAHEVPAARTYPLPKS; encoded by the coding sequence GTGAGACACCCCCGCCTGGCCCCGGCCGCAGCCGTCCTTGTCGTACTCACCCTGAGCGCCACGGCCTGCAGCACCAAAAGCGGTACCGGCACGGACACTGCCGGCAGCGATGGCGTCAAGACCGGCCCCGGAGTGACGGAGAAGACCATCACCCTGGGCGCGCTGACCGACCTCACCGGACCGTACGCATCGCTCGGCAAGAGCATCGTCAACTCGCAGCAGCTGTACGCCGACCAGCTCAACGCCTCCGGCGGCATCTGCGGCCGTACCGTCCGGATAACCGTCAAGGATCACGGCTACGACGTGCAGAAGGCCGTGACCGCGTTCACCGAGACCGAGCCGAATGTGGCCGCCCTGTCCCAGGTGGTCGGTTCTCCCGTGGTGTCCTCGTTGCAGCAGGAGATCGAAGCCAAGCACCTGCTGACGCTTCCGATGGGATGGGCCTCCAGCCTGCTGGGCCACCAGTACGTCCAAGTGGTCGGATCCACCTATGACATCGACATGATCAACGGCGTCGACTTCCTCGTCCGCAAGGCGAAGCTGAAGCCCGGCGCCAAGATCGGCCACGTCTACTTCGAGGGCGAGTACGGTGAGAACGCCCTCGCCGGATCCAAGTACGCGGCGAAGCAACACCGGCTGAGCATCGTCGAGCAGAAGATCAAGCCCACCGATCAGGATCTGACCGCGCAGGTCACCGCCCTCAAGCAAGCCGGGGTCAAGGCGATCCTCATCAGCGCCGGTCCCAAGCAGTCGGCGGCCCTGGTCGGCACCGCGGCTGCGAAGGGATTCGCGGTCCCGGTGCTCAGCAACGCACCCGGATTCGCCCCGCAACTGCTCGCCACCCCGGTCGGCCCCGCCCTGGAGAAGCAGCTCTACCTGGTGAGCGCCGCCCCGCCGTTCAGCTCCGACGCCCCGGCGATCCAGAAGCTCGCCAAGGACTACAAGGCGAAGTACCCCAACGACCCGCTGGACACAGGCGTCGTCAGCGGCTGGAACACAATCAGTGTCCTCGGTGAGGACCTCAAGGCAGCCTGCAAGGCCAAGGACCTCACCCGGGAAGGCATCGCGGCGGCGCACCGCAAGCAGTCCAAGCTCACCGTTCTCGGAGTGTCGTTCGACTTCTCCGACCGCGCAAAGCCCTCCACCTACCAGTCCTTCATCCAGAAGCCCGCCAAGCAGGCCGCGGGCGGACTGGTGACCGTCGAGCCGGCCCACGAAGTGCCCGCGGCACGGACCTATCCACTGCCCAAGAGCTGA
- a CDS encoding branched-chain amino acid ABC transporter permease yields MSDTLSPDVSPPPTTGASPDGSGGAAGRRSQAASRAGTVAVAVLLLLVLPFYVSSFWLQTGLFAMAAVIGAIGLNLLSGTTGQLSLGHAFFLAVGAYGYVWLAADPSGTGSAHLYGLGLPPLLALVLAVVLAGVAGGLFSPISGRLRGMYLGIATLALVFLGHHMMLNARDITGGFNGRSVPALEIFGFSFSDTSPDGLAVLGVPFGGLERLWYFGLVLVAVAWLAARNLVRGRPGRALAAVRDSEVAAAVMGVPLSRYRASAFIVSSMYAGAAGALLALVFKRVVPDHFGLLLSIDYLAMIVIGGLGSVGGAVAGAVFVTLIPHLLTKYADHLPLLTAPGTAGSGVTPGDAARYLYGAAIVLVLVFAPGGLAGLAHRRPRRTGDGARRNRRFPLRTRTTSDPQGVEGATPKEHTP; encoded by the coding sequence GTGTCTGACACCCTGTCGCCCGACGTCTCCCCTCCCCCCACCACGGGCGCTTCCCCCGACGGCTCGGGCGGTGCCGCCGGACGCCGGTCCCAAGCAGCTTCCAGGGCGGGCACTGTCGCCGTCGCCGTGCTGCTTCTGCTCGTCCTCCCCTTCTACGTCTCCTCGTTCTGGCTTCAGACAGGCCTGTTCGCCATGGCCGCCGTCATCGGCGCCATCGGACTGAACCTGCTGTCCGGGACCACCGGACAACTGTCCCTGGGCCACGCCTTCTTTCTCGCCGTAGGCGCGTACGGCTATGTGTGGCTGGCCGCGGACCCGTCCGGCACCGGCTCCGCCCACCTGTACGGGCTCGGGCTGCCGCCGCTGCTCGCCCTCGTTCTCGCCGTCGTACTCGCCGGCGTCGCGGGAGGGCTGTTCAGCCCCATCTCCGGTCGCCTGCGCGGCATGTACCTGGGCATCGCCACCCTCGCCCTCGTCTTCCTCGGCCACCACATGATGCTCAACGCCCGCGACATCACGGGCGGCTTCAACGGCCGCTCCGTGCCGGCGCTGGAGATCTTCGGCTTCTCCTTCTCCGACACCTCACCCGACGGGCTCGCCGTGCTCGGCGTCCCCTTCGGCGGACTTGAACGCCTCTGGTACTTCGGCCTCGTACTGGTGGCGGTGGCCTGGCTCGCCGCACGCAATCTCGTGCGCGGACGTCCCGGCCGTGCCCTTGCGGCCGTACGCGACAGCGAAGTCGCCGCCGCCGTCATGGGAGTTCCCCTCTCCCGCTACCGCGCCTCGGCGTTCATCGTCTCCTCGATGTACGCGGGCGCCGCCGGCGCTCTGCTGGCCCTGGTGTTCAAGCGCGTCGTCCCCGACCACTTCGGTCTGCTGCTCTCCATCGACTACCTCGCGATGATCGTCATCGGCGGCCTGGGATCGGTCGGCGGCGCCGTCGCCGGAGCCGTCTTCGTCACCCTGATACCGCATCTCCTCACCAAATACGCCGACCACCTGCCGCTGCTCACCGCCCCCGGTACCGCCGGATCCGGCGTGACCCCCGGCGACGCCGCGCGCTACCTCTACGGCGCCGCGATCGTCCTCGTCCTGGTCTTCGCGCCGGGCGGCCTGGCCGGCCTGGCCCACAGACGGCCGCGCCGCACCGGCGACGGCGCTCGCCGCAACCGGCGATTCCCTCTCCGCACCCGCACCACCTCCGACCCTCAGGGCGTCGAAGGCGCCACCCCGAAGGAGCACACACCGTGA
- a CDS encoding L,D-transpeptidase gives MEKRVMTDSKRRRGLIAASAVLGGVLVMSACSGDGDKGGAEGSKKSQAQVDEAAAKDASKARIAISPKNGATNASINNDAKVTVSDGTLTQVTMTTAAGETVKGTLAADGKSWKPDGQLERSTTYKISASAKDSKGLEAHENSSFTTVSPANSFIGNFTPDEGSTVGVGMPVSISFNKAITDKKAVQAGITVTSSSGQEVVGHWFNGQRLDFRPDQYWQEGSTVTLKLNLDGVEGADGVFGVQQKTVTFKIGRNQVSTVDAATKMMTITQDGKTIKTIPISAGSSENPTYNGQMVISEKFKETRMNGATVGFTDDDGKGEYDIKNVPHAMRLSTSGTFIHGNYWGADSIFGSANTSHGCVGLNDAEGAGDPNQPAAWLYDNSIVGDVVIVKNSKDRTIQPDNGLNGWNLSWAEWKAGAEA, from the coding sequence ATGGAGAAGCGTGTGATGACGGACAGCAAGCGGCGCCGGGGATTGATAGCCGCGTCCGCAGTGCTCGGCGGCGTGCTGGTGATGTCGGCCTGCAGCGGCGACGGGGACAAGGGCGGCGCCGAAGGCTCGAAGAAGTCGCAGGCCCAGGTCGACGAGGCAGCGGCGAAGGACGCCTCGAAGGCCCGAATAGCCATCTCGCCGAAGAACGGCGCGACCAACGCGAGTATCAACAACGACGCCAAGGTCACCGTCAGTGACGGCACCCTGACCCAGGTGACCATGACGACCGCGGCCGGTGAGACCGTCAAGGGCACCCTGGCCGCCGACGGCAAGAGCTGGAAGCCGGACGGGCAGCTCGAGCGCTCCACCACGTACAAGATCTCCGCGTCGGCGAAGGACTCCAAGGGCCTGGAAGCCCACGAGAACTCTTCCTTCACCACCGTCTCGCCCGCCAACAGCTTCATCGGCAACTTCACGCCTGATGAAGGTTCGACCGTCGGCGTCGGCATGCCGGTGTCGATCAGCTTCAACAAGGCGATCACGGACAAGAAGGCCGTCCAGGCCGGGATCACCGTGACCTCCAGCAGCGGTCAGGAGGTCGTCGGCCACTGGTTCAACGGCCAGCGTCTGGACTTCCGGCCCGACCAGTACTGGCAGGAGGGTTCGACCGTCACGCTGAAGCTGAACCTGGACGGAGTCGAGGGCGCCGACGGCGTCTTCGGTGTCCAGCAGAAGACGGTCACCTTCAAGATCGGCCGCAACCAGGTCTCCACCGTCGACGCCGCCACGAAGATGATGACGATCACCCAGGACGGCAAGACGATCAAGACGATCCCGATCTCCGCCGGCTCCTCCGAGAACCCGACCTACAACGGTCAGATGGTGATCTCCGAGAAGTTCAAGGAGACCCGGATGAACGGCGCGACCGTCGGCTTCACGGACGACGACGGCAAGGGCGAGTACGACATCAAGAACGTCCCGCACGCCATGCGGCTGTCCACCTCGGGCACCTTCATCCACGGCAACTACTGGGGCGCCGACTCGATCTTCGGCAGCGCCAACACCAGCCACGGCTGCGTCGGTCTCAACGACGCCGAGGGCGCGGGCGACCCGAACCAGCCCGCCGCCTGGCTGTACGACAACTCGATCGTCGGCGACGTCGTGATCGTCAAGAACTCCAAGGACAGGACGATCCAGCCCGACAACGGCCTGAACGGCTGGAACCTGAGCTGGGCGGAGTGGAAGGCCGGCGCCGAGGCCTGA
- the hutH gene encoding histidine ammonia-lyase — protein MHTVVVGTSGTTAEDVIAVARGNARIELSAEAVAALAAARGIVDALAAKPEPVYGVSTGFGALASRHISPELRAQLQRNIVRSHAAGMGPRVEREVVRALMFLRLKTVCSGHTGVRPEVAQTMADVLNAGITPVVHEYGSLGCSGDLAPLSHCALTLMGEGDAEGPNGTLRPAGELLAAHGIAPVELREKEGLALLNGTDGMLGMLVMALADLQRLYTSADITAALSLEALLGTDKVLAPELHAIRPHPGQGVAAANMSAVLKGSGLTGHYQQDDAPRVQDAYSVRCAPQVAGAGRDTLAHARLVADRELASAVDNPVVLPDGRVESNGNFHGAPVAYVLDFLAIVAADLGSIAERRTDRLLDKNRSHGLPPFLADDAGVDSGLMIAQYTQAALVSEMKRLAVPASADSIPSSAMQEDHVSMGWSAARKLRTAVANLSRIIAVELYAATRAIELRDGLTPAPASQAAIAALRAAGVQGPGPDRFLSPDLEAADVFVRDGKLIEAVEPVTGPLA, from the coding sequence GTGGACGCGCTGGCCGCCAAGCCCGAGCCCGTCTACGGGGTGTCGACCGGATTCGGCGCACTCGCCAGCCGGCACATCAGCCCCGAACTCCGCGCCCAGCTGCAGCGCAACATCGTCCGCTCGCACGCCGCGGGCATGGGCCCGCGCGTCGAGCGCGAGGTCGTCCGCGCGCTGATGTTCCTCCGGCTGAAGACGGTCTGCTCCGGCCACACCGGCGTACGCCCCGAGGTCGCCCAGACCATGGCCGATGTGCTCAACGCGGGGATCACCCCGGTCGTGCACGAGTACGGCTCCCTCGGCTGTTCCGGCGACCTCGCCCCGCTCTCCCACTGCGCGCTCACGCTGATGGGCGAGGGCGACGCCGAGGGCCCGAACGGGACCCTCAGGCCCGCCGGCGAGCTGCTCGCCGCGCACGGCATCGCCCCCGTCGAACTCCGCGAGAAGGAGGGCCTCGCCCTCCTCAACGGCACCGACGGCATGCTCGGCATGCTGGTCATGGCCCTCGCCGACCTCCAGCGCCTCTACACCTCCGCCGACATCACCGCCGCCCTCAGCCTCGAAGCGCTGCTCGGCACGGACAAGGTGCTCGCCCCCGAGCTGCACGCCATCCGCCCGCACCCGGGCCAGGGCGTCGCCGCCGCCAACATGAGCGCCGTGCTCAAGGGCTCCGGGCTCACCGGCCACTACCAGCAGGACGACGCCCCCCGCGTCCAGGACGCGTACTCGGTGCGCTGCGCCCCGCAGGTCGCCGGCGCCGGGCGGGACACCCTCGCGCACGCCCGCCTGGTCGCCGACCGCGAGCTCGCCTCGGCCGTCGACAACCCGGTCGTGCTGCCCGACGGGCGCGTGGAGTCCAACGGAAACTTCCACGGCGCGCCCGTCGCGTACGTCCTGGACTTCCTCGCCATCGTCGCCGCCGACCTCGGCTCCATCGCCGAGCGCCGCACCGACCGGCTGCTCGACAAGAACCGCTCGCACGGGCTGCCGCCGTTCCTCGCGGACGACGCCGGTGTCGACTCGGGCCTGATGATCGCTCAGTACACGCAGGCCGCCCTGGTCAGCGAGATGAAGCGGCTCGCCGTCCCGGCCTCCGCCGACTCCATCCCCTCCTCCGCGATGCAGGAGGACCATGTCTCGATGGGCTGGTCGGCCGCGCGCAAGCTGCGTACGGCCGTCGCCAACCTGAGCCGGATCATCGCCGTCGAGCTGTACGCGGCGACCCGCGCCATCGAGCTCAGGGACGGGCTGACCCCCGCGCCCGCCTCGCAGGCCGCCATCGCGGCGCTGCGCGCGGCCGGTGTCCAGGGCCCGGGTCCGGACCGTTTCCTCTCGCCCGACCTGGAGGCCGCGGACGTGTTCGTACGGGACGGAAAGCTCATCGAGGCCGTGGAGCCCGTGACGGGCCCGCTGGCCTGA
- a CDS encoding branched-chain amino acid ABC transporter permease produces the protein MIKLAETILNGLALGSVYALIALGFVVIFKASGVMNFAHGSLLLFGGYVTARLHDTIGFLPAVLVGAALAAALAGLVQLLATRGLRGAEIHTLTILTIGIDVLLSTELNRRVGADFLSMGDPWGADVTQLGDITVADSRIASIAVAIVVISVFFAAFRWSRWGLSMRSAAADPEAASLMGIRLDRVRLIAWCVAGALAALAAVFLAAFPAAGLDRTTSQIALSAFPAAILGGMDSAVGALVGSLVIGLTAAMAAGYQSELSALGSGFSDVAPYLVMVLVLLVRPTGLFGSKELTRV, from the coding sequence GTGATCAAGCTGGCCGAAACGATTCTGAACGGACTGGCGCTGGGTTCGGTGTACGCGCTGATAGCCCTGGGCTTCGTCGTGATCTTCAAGGCGTCGGGCGTCATGAACTTCGCCCACGGCTCCCTGCTGCTGTTCGGCGGCTATGTCACGGCACGGCTGCACGACACCATCGGCTTCCTGCCGGCCGTGCTCGTCGGCGCCGCGCTGGCGGCGGCGCTCGCCGGGCTGGTGCAACTGCTGGCCACCCGCGGTCTGCGCGGAGCGGAAATCCACACGCTGACGATCCTGACGATCGGTATCGACGTCCTGCTCAGCACCGAACTGAACAGGCGGGTGGGCGCCGACTTCCTCAGCATGGGAGATCCCTGGGGTGCCGACGTGACGCAGCTCGGGGACATCACCGTCGCCGACTCCCGGATCGCGAGCATAGCGGTGGCGATCGTCGTCATCAGCGTGTTCTTCGCGGCGTTCCGCTGGTCCCGCTGGGGCCTGTCCATGCGGTCGGCGGCCGCCGACCCGGAGGCCGCCTCCTTGATGGGCATACGGCTGGACCGCGTACGGCTCATCGCATGGTGCGTCGCCGGAGCGCTGGCCGCTCTCGCGGCGGTGTTCCTCGCCGCCTTTCCCGCCGCGGGCCTGGACCGCACCACCAGCCAGATCGCCCTGAGCGCCTTCCCCGCCGCCATCCTCGGCGGTATGGACTCGGCCGTCGGCGCACTCGTCGGCAGTCTCGTGATCGGCCTGACGGCGGCGATGGCCGCCGGCTACCAGAGCGAGTTGAGCGCCCTGGGCTCCGGATTCTCCGACGTGGCCCCCTACCTCGTGATGGTGCTCGTACTCCTGGTCCGCCCGACCGGTCTCTTCGGATCGAAGGAGCTGACCCGTGTCTGA
- a CDS encoding VOC family protein: MIDHIAVQVADPAAAAAFYDRVLAPLGGKRLLDFGQVIGYGTTMPTFWIGPVTTEGQPREAHIAFSAADRAGVRAFFAAAVETGAEVLHEPRVWPEYHPAYYGAFVRDLDGNNVEAVCHTPE; the protein is encoded by the coding sequence ATGATTGACCACATCGCGGTACAGGTGGCCGACCCGGCGGCCGCAGCGGCCTTCTACGACCGGGTACTGGCCCCGCTCGGCGGAAAGCGGCTGCTCGACTTCGGCCAGGTGATCGGTTACGGGACGACGATGCCGACGTTCTGGATCGGCCCGGTGACGACGGAGGGGCAGCCGCGCGAGGCGCACATCGCCTTCTCGGCGGCCGACCGCGCGGGGGTGCGGGCCTTCTTCGCGGCGGCCGTCGAGACGGGGGCGGAGGTGCTGCACGAGCCGCGGGTGTGGCCCGAGTACCACCCGGCCTACTACGGCGCGTTCGTCAGGGACCTGGACGGCAACAACGTGGAGGCGGTCTGCCACACGCCGGAGTGA
- a CDS encoding ABC transporter ATP-binding protein codes for MSIDAAAATRDPASSPEPDAETEPVPALTVDALTVRFSGLLALDAVSFTVAPGTIHALIGPNGAGKSTCFNVVSGVYRATAGAVRYAGKDLTRMAPHRIARLGVARTFQNIVLTHGTVADNLMLGRHSLTRAGFTATALRLPRAVREQRRHRERAAEIADFLGLGPAFDKPVGSLAYGDRKRVEMARALCMEPKLLLLDEPVAGMHPTERVAMAETIAKVRDALGISILIVEHDMGLIMRIADSVTVLDFGRLIADGTPERVQRDPAVISAYLGTPAQDAQDTQDEGTQP; via the coding sequence ATGAGCATCGACGCCGCGGCCGCAACACGCGATCCCGCCTCTTCACCGGAACCGGACGCGGAGACAGAGCCGGTGCCCGCACTCACGGTCGACGCGCTGACCGTCCGCTTCTCCGGCCTCCTCGCCCTCGACGCCGTCTCATTCACCGTCGCCCCCGGTACGATCCACGCCCTCATCGGGCCCAACGGCGCGGGGAAGTCGACCTGCTTCAACGTCGTGTCCGGGGTGTACCGCGCCACGGCAGGAGCCGTCCGGTACGCGGGCAAGGACCTCACCCGCATGGCACCGCACCGCATCGCCCGGCTCGGAGTGGCACGCACCTTCCAGAACATCGTGCTCACCCACGGAACAGTCGCCGACAACCTCATGCTCGGCCGCCACAGCCTGACCCGTGCGGGATTCACGGCGACCGCGTTGCGACTGCCCCGAGCCGTACGGGAGCAGCGCCGCCACCGGGAGCGCGCGGCCGAGATCGCGGACTTCCTCGGCCTGGGCCCCGCCTTCGACAAGCCGGTGGGTTCGCTCGCGTACGGCGACCGCAAGCGCGTCGAGATGGCGCGCGCGTTGTGCATGGAGCCCAAGCTGCTGCTGCTGGACGAACCCGTCGCCGGTATGCATCCCACCGAGCGGGTGGCCATGGCCGAAACCATCGCCAAGGTCCGCGACGCCCTGGGCATCTCGATCCTCATCGTCGAGCACGACATGGGCCTGATCATGCGGATCGCCGATTCCGTGACCGTTCTCGACTTCGGCCGGCTCATCGCCGACGGGACGCCCGAACGTGTCCAGCGCGACCCGGCGGTCATCAGCGCCTACCTCGGCACCCCAGCCCAGGACGCCCAGGACACCCAGGACGAAGGGACGCAACCGTGA
- a CDS encoding LPXTG cell wall anchor domain-containing protein, with the protein MSVARRPLLTATAAGTLLCALWFVPSANATSEREAAQRQQTGIQAASEQLKLADTGGVDTTPYLIAGTGFLGLGAGFVAYSVRQRGAVLR; encoded by the coding sequence GTGTCCGTCGCACGTCGACCGCTGCTGACCGCCACTGCCGCAGGGACTTTGCTGTGTGCGCTGTGGTTCGTTCCGTCCGCGAACGCCACGTCCGAGCGGGAAGCCGCGCAGAGACAGCAGACCGGCATCCAAGCCGCCTCCGAGCAGCTGAAACTCGCCGATACGGGAGGCGTGGACACCACCCCGTATCTGATCGCCGGGACCGGGTTCCTGGGGCTCGGCGCGGGCTTTGTGGCGTACTCGGTGCGACAGCGTGGAGCGGTCCTCCGGTAG
- a CDS encoding ABC transporter ATP-binding protein translates to MSPPPTQSGSLRITDLHVTYGRSVRALHGVSLSVPQGGIVAVLGSNGAGKTTLLRAVSGTLALHRGTVDSGTVHFGETRLTGDPARSVAAGVVQVPEGRRIFGALSVEDNLRAGFLGARRRSGADRQAARDRVFALFPLLAERRRQAAGLLSGGEQQMLAMGRALMAAPRLLLLDEPSLGLAPLMVQRIASVIREINAQGTSILLVEQNASMGLALSDRASVLDVGQVRLEGASDDLAGTDEVRRLYLGESFEAGTAGQGAVSAATSATALSATAPGLTELARWKG, encoded by the coding sequence GTGAGCCCTCCACCGACGCAGTCAGGATCCCTTCGGATCACTGATCTCCACGTCACCTACGGACGGTCCGTGCGGGCGCTGCACGGAGTTTCGCTGAGCGTCCCGCAGGGCGGGATCGTTGCCGTCCTCGGCTCCAACGGAGCGGGCAAGACCACGCTGCTGCGGGCGGTCTCCGGGACCCTCGCGCTCCATCGGGGCACGGTGGACAGCGGCACCGTGCACTTCGGCGAAACACGGCTGACGGGCGATCCCGCGCGGTCTGTGGCCGCCGGAGTGGTGCAGGTGCCCGAGGGCCGCAGGATCTTCGGCGCCCTGTCGGTGGAGGACAACCTGCGGGCCGGGTTCCTGGGGGCCCGCCGCAGGAGTGGCGCGGACCGGCAGGCGGCCCGCGACCGCGTCTTCGCGCTGTTCCCGCTGCTGGCCGAACGGCGGCGGCAGGCCGCCGGGCTGTTGTCCGGCGGCGAGCAGCAGATGCTCGCGATGGGCCGCGCGCTCATGGCCGCCCCCCGGCTGCTGCTGCTCGACGAGCCCTCGCTGGGACTGGCGCCCCTCATGGTTCAGCGCATCGCGTCGGTCATCCGCGAGATCAACGCCCAGGGGACGTCGATCCTGCTCGTGGAGCAGAACGCCTCCATGGGCCTGGCGCTGTCCGACCGTGCCTCGGTGCTGGACGTCGGCCAGGTGCGGCTGGAGGGGGCGTCGGACGACCTCGCCGGCACGGACGAAGTGCGGCGCCTGTACCTGGGCGAGAGCTTCGAAGCCGGCACGGCGGGCCAGGGCGCGGTGTCCGCCGCTACATCCGCGACCGCTTTGTCCGCGACCGCACCGGGACTGACCGAGCTGGCCAGGTGGAAGGGATGA